TGAAAACAGGAAGGATTAGTGAAGGTGAATTTTCTGTCAAATCGTTCTACCAAACCTTGTTTAAGGAGGAAGTCAGATCACTAGCTCTAGAAGTTGTGGAGAACAAAAACTCGAAAACAAATGGCTCATTATGGATCGATAGCAGTACACAAGGCATGTCTCACATAGGACAATCTACAAAATAAGGATTTAATAGATGCATCAGGTATTTCTTATGTGAAGATATTGAACCAGCAAGACAGATACTGATGCTGCATTGCAATTTCAGGGAAAATATGGAGCATGTTTAGGAGTAACTATGGAGTTCACTGGGTGATGACATGGACTGTAAAACAAGCAGCTAGCTCACAGGAATAAAGGTTCAGAAAGGATGAAGAAACCAATGGAGAACAATGTCTTCCGTTGGAAGTTTGGTTAGAACGAAACCATAGATGTTAAGAGGACAAtagaaaaaaatcatcttttgtAAACATAGATGTCtgtataatttaaaattctggggtaaaagaaaataatgaaaatgacatAGAACCAACGCTTAGACCTGACAGATGGTCAACTTAATTACTGAAAGAATATCCAACttctttttgtatatatgttgTACCTGGTGGTACCTTATCGGTACTATCATTTATTAGCTAGATGAAATTTAGCTTACTTTTCAAGAACAAAGACGATATTAAACTAGATAGATACTCATTTAACAAAACCACTTATTTAAAAAACGACTCACTTAACAAGCCATGGCAATCAACCACACACCTTGCTCCTCGTTAACAATTTATTAAATCCCTTTGCTCTATTGCCTCTATTAAATTGTGCGCCCCGATATGGTACGCAAGGACCGTAAAATATCAGATTAAAGAAAGAGAAAGCAGGAGCAAACTGGGAAACCTGAAGATGAAGGGAAACATAGAGCCTTTGCCACCTTATCTAAGTAGGCCCAACGGATAGATCAAAGGTAGAACAAGAGAACTCCAAAATTACTTCAATTCATAAAATCAATGGAGATGAAGCCCCAACTTTATACAGCTAAAATGCTATTCAGAAttctatataaaatatgtaaacATGATAACCACATCCATGGATTAGATCACAAAATGAGCAGTAGAATGAAACAAACTAGatgcttttattttaaaaaggaaacCATACCTCGATACGGTGTTGACTAGTGAACTCCATTTCGGTAACCATGACAACTAGTAAAAATACCCTCTACAGTTCAATGACCCACATAAGCATTTCTTCCTCCTTCGATCTGCTTTGTCTGGTGGAACCATGCCATAGTCAAAAGTCAATTCTTGCATGGGAGGAATATGTCTAATGGCAAAAAAAGCAACATGGTAGAATGTCTCATTGTTGATTTCACGTACAACAAGCTGCCAGTAAACGTTAGGTGAACAACTGTGGTTCATAAAACGAGCCACATTGCCACCTTTTTTTGCACTTATTACAAGGGGATATGGAACCTTTTTGGATTCATCATTATAATCACGCACAGCTTCCAATGGTTCATACATGCGGGTAGCATCAAATATATAATCATCGTCACCATCATTGCCAAACTCACCTACCCTAGATTCCTCAATGACTTCTCCAGCATATTCACAAACAAAGCCACCTCCACGTATGGGATCCCAAGATCTAAGTCCCCAAcctctattttttgttttaaagaccTCCACACGGGCTTTAGGACCTGCTTGAGTGATACGATTTCGGCAGTTCGGAGGGCATGAACAGGCAGAACCACACTCATATACCAAGGTTTTGTAACTCATGAGAACTCCAAGTGGATTAAAGGGCAAATAGCCTCCATTTTTCTGAATGCAAGGACAACTGGTTCCACCAGGTTGACATCCACCAAGACATTGACAGCCAACAGATGGATTAGACTTCATGAAAGGTTTTGAGTACTTCAGACTTGGGATATATGTGAAATAAGCAGGTCCCTTCtcatcatcaacatcatttACGAGACAAACAGGTTGACTCTCTGCACCAGATGTTAGGTCGGGTAGGATAACTCCAACTCGTGTCGCCGTTCCCTCTCTCCACTGTTGAACTGATTTCCACAATGTATATGCTTCAGGCTGCCCAGGAACCCTAATCAATTTGTACCTGAAAATACTGCAATTGCCCAATTTGCTTTTCTCTGCCCATGACTCCTGGACCCTATAAAGTCCATCATACATGTAGATCTTCCCCCTCCCCCCATTTTGAACATCTACAACACCCCTAATTACTCTCACCTCATTGCCACGATGCATGCTCTTTTCTAAAGCAAGATTTCCCCTCTCAAGTTTCTGATCAAACATTTGGCCATCCCTCCTCTGAACTCCACCCTGGCCAGTATAAATTAGCACCTCCCCGTCATCCCCTTCATCATCGTACCCTCCAGAGGACACTATGCTAACAGCAATAGGTTCCTCATCCCCTGTAAGTCTGACACTCATATAATCTATCCCTGCCATACTGGGTGCGTGTAAACCAACCAGGCACAATTCCATCCTGAAGAAGAAGATGTCACCAACTTCAACCCCGGGTACATTTCCAATTCTCTTTGTTTGATTTGTTCGAGCTCCCCTTGTCATCAGCAAATTAGCACCCTTCAGATCTGGCCTTCTTGCAGAACCTGGAGTCTCACCCCTTCTCTCTTCAATCTGGGTCATCCTTCTACGAAACAAATCATAAACCAGTAGAATTCTCCCAGATAGCTCCTTGTCACCATCAGCTTTCTTAACCTGATCGATCTCAACGAGTTTGAAGGACGCAAGCAGCTGATTTAATAGTGGATCGACATCTACTTCGATTGGGGGAGTAGCTGGATTACCTGAGCTTGGCTGCCCTAACCGAGTCTTTCTCGGTCTTCCCCTTTTTTTTCCTGTACTGGTGTCTTCAACATCATTAGCATGTCCACTGTAGCCACTACCGAATTGATCACTGTGATTCTGTGAATCATCATCTTCTGCAGCTAAGCCATTCGAAGCACGAGGTCTACCGGGCCTCCTTGGCCCGGTGTCTCCATTCGCAGCAGGAGTTCTGAATGAATTTAAAGGAACCGGAGATATAGGCGTCCCAAAACCTAAACCATCCTGATTTTCAGCTGATCTACCAGACTCATTCGGGGacaaaaaaggataaaaaggaGAAACCCCAGGGGGAAAAGGACCACTTGGAGGAACACACACAAAAGGTGAGGGTTGAGGAGTTGTACCAGATGCCATTCCATTTGGGGATGGAAATACAGGGACAAGACATCTCAAAGGCTTCACATCCAAAACCTTAGACTTGTCAATGGGTCCTGCTGGCGGAACAGAGTCTGAACCAAAGCCTTGCTCCATTTCAATAGAAAAccaacaaccacaacaacaagATCACCACTTCCACTCACATGAATAACCCAAATTCAAAGGTCAGCACTTCTCCCAATGAACACTTAGATCCATGCACAATCTCCAATTTCCTAAAGCAAATAAAAAGTCAGAACCACCAAGAAAACATTTCTAGGACAACATGCACCCACCAAAAAACTAATAACCCTCCCCTAAACCTCCAAAGATGCAAAATTTTTACTCAAAAACATCTTCCCACAGAAAATTGACTGGTGAAACACAATAAATATTCAAACTTTCAGAAAAATGAACAGGAACAAGCCCTAATTTGAGTTAACCCTAGAAACCCAGTTCAAATCCATCAAGATTTCTACCAAA
The sequence above is a segment of the Solanum lycopersicum chromosome 10, SLM_r2.1 genome. Coding sequences within it:
- the LOC101258606 gene encoding histone-lysine N-methyltransferase, H3 lysine-9 specific SUVH1, translating into MEQGFGSDSVPPAGPIDKSKVLDVKPLRCLVPVFPSPNGMASGTTPQPSPFVCVPPSGPFPPGVSPFYPFLSPNESGRSAENQDGLGFGTPISPVPLNSFRTPAANGDTGPRRPGRPRASNGLAAEDDDSQNHSDQFGSGYSGHANDVEDTSTGKKRGRPRKTRLGQPSSGNPATPPIEVDVDPLLNQLLASFKLVEIDQVKKADGDKELSGRILLVYDLFRRRMTQIEERRGETPGSARRPDLKGANLLMTRGARTNQTKRIGNVPGVEVGDIFFFRMELCLVGLHAPSMAGIDYMSVRLTGDEEPIAVSIVSSGGYDDEGDDGEVLIYTGQGGVQRRDGQMFDQKLERGNLALEKSMHRGNEVRVIRGVVDVQNGGRGKIYMYDGLYRVQESWAEKSKLGNCSIFRYKLIRVPGQPEAYTLWKSVQQWREGTATRVGVILPDLTSGAESQPVCLVNDVDDEKGPAYFTYIPSLKYSKPFMKSNPSVGCQCLGGCQPGGTSCPCIQKNGGYLPFNPLGVLMSYKTLVYECGSACSCPPNCRNRITQAGPKARVEVFKTKNRGWGLRSWDPIRGGGFVCEYAGEVIEESRVGEFGNDGDDDYIFDATRMYEPLEAVRDYNDESKKVPYPLVISAKKGGNVARFMNHSCSPNVYWQLVVREINNETFYHVAFFAIRHIPPMQELTFDYGMVPPDKADRRRKKCLCGSLNCRGYFY